DNA sequence from the Thunnus maccoyii chromosome 7, fThuMac1.1, whole genome shotgun sequence genome:
GTCACTCATACAGAGAGTTGAGAGTGGCCAATCAGCACACCCCATCACAATATCAAGGGCAGACTGAATCAGTAATAAAGAATCTTAACCTCTACAAACAGACCAGTTGGGTCTTCTGTAATGGCAGACATGACCTTGACAGCGACTCTAACAGAGAGTTAGATTATAAGAACTGGCTAAGGAAATCTTGCAGAGATGTAGAGCAGTTGGTTTCATTCATTTGCAACCCTGAAGTTCTCCTTCATGGAAGAAGtctcatcatcttcctcctACTTTCACCTGTGGACTCTGAGAAAGACCCAATCTATGACACCTACAAGTCCTTCTTGAAACACACTGAGGAGAAAAACATCATCACTATTTGTGATTCTCAGAGCACCTATGAGAAATGGAGGGAGCTGATACAAGACAAGTGTGACTGTGACATTGACCCGCTATCCATATATGAGCTGACCCTTAGCGAGGTCAACGGGACTGTAATGGCACTCGGGCCTTTGAGTCAGTCATCTGAAATGCTGCTTCCCTCTTCGAACTCCAGTGCTGTTGTTCTgaaacagaaagatgaagatCTGATGACAGCTTTGGACATTTTGTGTCTAAATCAGTGTGAAAACACCTATGATGAAAACAGTCAAGAGTTCCATGACTTTAGAATCAAAGTAGAGGAAGAATTTTACAGAGGAGGTAAAGTCAAATGGTGGAACTTTTACTTCTGtgacaaagacacagaaaagccATTCATCAAAAGAGACAAGTATGAAAATGTGAAGAAGATGATAAGGTCTCAGTGGAGAGATTCAAAAAATGCATGTGTTTTGCTAAACCTTTTCCACCATCCAGGCTGTGGTGGGACCACTTTAGCGATGCATGTCATGTGGGATCTCCGTCAAGAGTTCAGATGTGCTGTGCTGAAAGACAACACACTGCCAAAAGATGAAGTCGCTATTCAAGTTAGAAAACTCATGAAGCTTGAAAGTGAGAAACCATCTCCAGTTTTGCTGTTAGTTGATGACTCACAAGAAACCAAGAATCCTTATGATCTTGTAAACTGCATCCGTAAAGCTGTAGAGGATTTCTCCAACATGAATATGGATGACATGCAAAACTGCAAAGTCATCATCCTTAACTGTGTCCGTTCACATAGCCCGAAGGAGCAATACAAACAGGACAATTCAACACAATGTCAGTACATTACTGCTTCATTGACATCAGAAGAACAGAAGGAGTTTGAAAAGAAACTTAAAGAGCTTGAAGAATCTCATGAAAAGCCTGAAAACTTTTACAGTTTCATGATCATGAAGAGCAATTTTGACACGGATTATGTCGACGATCTTGCTCGTAACACACTGGAGAGCTTTAATTTCAGCACAAAGGAGGCCcaactgtttgcttttctagcaTTACTGAATACCTATGTGGCAGAATctgaaatctctctctctctctgtgaggaTTTTCTTGGGTTGAAAATGATACACTGGAGGGAGGACAGTGTACTGGACAGAATGAAGCCATATTCAAACTTCCTCCTCATAGACACAGATGAAGAGTGGGGCGGATACAAAGGCATCCGAATTCTTCATCACACCATAGCATCTGCCTGTCTGAAAGAGTTGGAGAGAAGACGCTCTTTAAAAGTAAGTGATATTGCTATGGAGATTCTTCACTGTGATCTGTTCTTCAGTGTTGGAGTTGTCAAACACAGATTCATGCAGTCAATTCAACGAATGTTGATTGAAAGGCAGCGCAAGAAAGATGGAGATGAGAGAGAACCATTTTCTCCCCTCATAGAGAAAATCCACAACCAGCAAGGCAGGCAAACTGTCCAAGAAATATTTGTGAAAGCATCATCCAGGTTTGAAACAAGTGCATCTATTCCCCAGGCACTGGCAAGATATCTGTACATCAATGAGCGTGACTTCCCAGAGGCTCTGAAGTGGGCAGAAAAGGCCAAGAACATCAAGCAAAACTCATacacatttgacacaattgGACAGGTGtacaaaagcaatttaaaaaccAACATccacagagaaaagcaggagACAACACATAACCCAGAAGATTTAAACACAAACGTTAAAATAGCAGATAATGCTATCACAGCATTTAAAAGGGCTCAAGAGCTGGCAAGCAGAGAGGATGAACCTGAGGAGGAAGCCGCTGATGATGAGTCAGATGACTATCCCAGAAAGTCATATAATGTTTATGGCTATGTGGGTGTGCTGGAAATTGCTTTCCTGATCTTTGAGATTTTGGGAAGATTACCATTCTTTGAGGAAAGTGATCCTATGAAGAAGAAGTACTTACAGAGTTTTCTGCAGAAAGCAATCCCAATCACCAGCGTCTATAAGGATGACAATGAGATCAACAACAGATACATGGAGATCGTCAAAGAACATGAGCCATTCCTCCTCAATTTGAAAACTGAAGTAAAAGAAACGTTTGAACTTCTTGACTGTTACTTCACGTATATAAAAGGGAACAATTCAGAATTTGATTCAAAGAACCATTGGACCGTCTGtggttattttaaaaagtatgtaAATCTTTTTTGCACCGCACCAGAGGGAATCAAAGCAGAACGACAAAACAATCCCAATCTCAATTTGAAAATTGAGATCGAAGAACGAAGATTGTGTCTTGAGAGGAATCAAGCAGATACATTCGCAGGGATCCTTCAGCATTTGGACAAACCTGCTCAAGAGATTGAGAAGATCACAGAATGCTATGCATTcttgcaacaacaacaacttgccaacaaaaaacaaaagacaaaggaaacaattaattacattttgtcaaacaTAGTTCTTTACCATTTGAAACCAAAATCTAAACATGTAAAGAGTTACAGCCACCTCTCTGATCTCCTTTTGAAAACTCTGCAAGATGTAGGACTTCGGTATCCCTTCCCAGACCCATACTACCTGGCTCTGCTGTTACTCTGGCCAAGTCCAactcagaaaaacacagaaatcgGGACATATGTGACTGCAATTCGAAACTCGTCCCGCAAACATCTGTCCAAGTTGTTTCGAAAGAGGAGCACTGTTGCCAAGCTCTACTTGGGCAAAGAAGAGGGACTCAAGAGGCTTATCTCTAAACCTAAACTGGATAAGAGTTTCCTGCCTATGATGCCTCGTGATGCCTTGGCACAACTTTGGTGGAATGGAGacatatttaaagaaaaagcaatCATCAGCCGTCTTCATCGAGTCAGTGGAACCATTGAGCAAGGAGAGTTGTTTGCAAATTATGGAAAACTGAAAATCCCTGTACGTCCAGCTCTTATTGATGGAATAAGAAGTGGTTTCAGCACAGAAAAGGTTTCTTTCTACCTTGGTTTTGCAATTAATGGACCCCTTGCATATGATATTCAGCATGAAAACTAGAGTACTTGATTGAACAGAGAAATGTGCAACTCAAGCACTGAGCCAAGAAACTGAAGAatgtggaaaaacacatttggtgGCCAGTGATTCACTGGAAACAAATTTGAAACACTAAACACAGCAAATGATGAGCATGACTGACTGGAGATGTAAAAATTATAGTCAGCTCCTGTACATTCATACAATACATCACAATTCCTCTACTGAAATctttctgtatgtttatgtacatatgtttatatattctGTTACCATGTCAGCTTTTGTAAACTTTGTAAatttttagatattttctttggggattttttctttttatgttgcTTTCAGAGATTTTTCCAGTTGTGCTGTAAATTGTAGTGCTAACAGCAGGGACAGTGAAACATTGATCAGTCACCTGCTATAGTATCATTGAGCGCAAAAGAGCCCTGTAGCTCTCTGAACCACAGTTTGATAACCACTGATCTAGAACTTAGTActtgtatttacttttttgaGTGTACATAATGATGAGGAAAAGGTGACAAATgattaatattcagtttttttgtgagaaatgtgtttgattattttagaTGTTATTTCAAAGATGTACATTAGTATATGTTTTGTTGGCtctaaatacattatttataataataaaatatacaaaggaatattatattttgtttgttgtatttattgttgttagtagtatttgtagtagTAAACAGCTTTGTGTGCtaaattaaattttacaaaTGGCAGGTcttaaaagttatttaaatattttatcttaatttagGAGGTCCCTATTTACACataaattctttttttcacaattaGTCACTTTTAGCAGTAGAATCTAAAATTTTCATTACCAATTTCCTGTTCAATGCCCAAAGCCAACCTCAATGCTTACCTTTAAAGTCACACTGAAACggaaattaatgtgtttttagttcTACAGCTTTGTGACGTATTTCAGAGGGACACTGAATATGTGGGCAGAGTTAAGTTATgtgggatttaaatcaaatcctacagctgtgtttttatcGATTAAAAGTGGGTGTGGTTTGGTGAATAAAAACCTCATAGCAATGATATCAACTTACCTACTTGTAATGACCAACAAATAAGTTAACACTTGCATAgtgttacatacagtacagtacttcTTGCAAAGACTGAACATGACCCGTTAAATATCAGAACAATAATTACTTTTTCTAATACTGTGCTATGGAACATTTAGTCACTAAATTAATTCCACTCAACATCTGATATGCATTTACAATTTATATAGGGCAAGCATAGATATTATGTACTACCACTGCTATATTATGTTAATTGGTTGCTAATCTACAGTAGCATATACCAAGAGACAAAGGTCTGCTATACTTCTTTCAAAAAGGAAGTTTTTGAAAATATAAAGCTGAAggtggttgttgtttttgctaAGTCATTGTGCTGCACTAACAAAATGGCGGACATAAAATGTGGCTGTTACAGACATGGGAACTGCACCAAGAAAGTCAAATCACAGCATAAAAGGGAAAATAACTGCTGGTAGTAGGATATCAAATTAAGACTAAATTGGGTATACATTTCTTGGTAACCATATGAAATATGTTCtcatttaaatgatgtttaCCTTAACACAAACTAAACCAGGATTAACTGTTACCTTGTTCCTTATCCAATACTTGCTGTTTCAACCTAGCTAGAATCTCAGCTGCAGTTCAAAGTTGTTAATTTAATATCGCTCAGCACTGTACATCCACAGAAAACAGCAATGATAAAACTAACATAGCTGAAATTAATCAAATACTTACAATTAAAGTGCTGCTCTAACAAAATGGTGAATGTAAAATGTGCTGTTACTGACCTGGTCACTGCACCAAGAAAGAGTTAATCACAACATGAAAGTGAATATAACTGCTAGTAGTGGCTATCAAAAGACTAAATCCCTGAATTTAGGTACACACCTGTTGgtaatcatataaaatatgtagTTATTGATTTCATTCAGCTAATGTTAAAACCAGACAGCTAATTGTAAACTGGTAGCTACTTTAGTCCCTGAGCTGACTCATTATTTCAACCTAAGTAACAGCTAGCTTCACTAGCATATTCTACTTTAagaatgatgaagatgaattCAAGATTAACAGTAAAAGGACCAAATGTGGCATTGTATTGGttaatataatgttaatatttcactgtaaacactgggggaaaaaagacaaatacgACCTGTTCCGAAGATCACCCACTTTTATCAGTTTCATCACAGGCATCCCTCTTTCAGCGCACTCGCATGTACAGTCTGCAGTTTTGCACGCGGTGTGCATGTGAACAGACAATGTCAGGATTCTCTGC
Encoded proteins:
- the LOC121900674 gene encoding sterile alpha motif domain-containing protein 9-like is translated as MKRSTTKPPPEIEKWTKEDVHLWLMTQVKVHEPCADRFIEEEVSGDILVVFEKTDILDLGIKHGPAVKITSYLERLKEGSKHESQFPAYMENWTKEQVNQWLQQHVKTYSKYAERLQEEDVSGDCLVCFKKQDFLDLDLKSGPTVKILAELRQLNEKPEPTLQPIPHTSTEQKATPKPIQPKPSLPQAIATQQAESYDNTESKIDEMVGKKPENVHLPFERTSEKEEIQQPKAQNLGAKRKETVVTRTLPDIPKITVEIQKTLDNLLKDDLKRFHFNLQEYSKSKHKPVPRGKLEGKDTMDTAKLLTEHYGSNEALQVTLDVLREIHQCDLVCHLEKNMGQLRQQCLSKEVSKKEANQGDKLKNLLTCGGNSLDSYDRFVVVTNKSSPEQVQYLQFLSKLKLFCVLDFDPESAAKGGLCHSYRELRVANQHTPSQYQGQTESVIKNLNLYKQTSWVFCNGRHDLDSDSNRELDYKNWLRKSCRDVEQLVSFICNPEVLLHGRSLIIFLLLSPVDSEKDPIYDTYKSFLKHTEEKNIITICDSQSTYEKWRELIQDKCDCDIDPLSIYELTLSEVNGTVMALGPLSQSSEMLLPSSNSSAVVLKQKDEDLMTALDILCLNQCENTYDENSQEFHDFRIKVEEEFYRGGKVKWWNFYFCDKDTEKPFIKRDKYENVKKMIRSQWRDSKNACVLLNLFHHPGCGGTTLAMHVMWDLRQEFRCAVLKDNTLPKDEVAIQVRKLMKLESEKPSPVLLLVDDSQETKNPYDLVNCIRKAVEDFSNMNMDDMQNCKVIILNCVRSHSPKEQYKQDNSTQCQYITASLTSEEQKEFEKKLKELEESHEKPENFYSFMIMKSNFDTDYVDDLARNTLESFNFSTKEAQLFAFLALLNTYVAESEISLSLCEDFLGLKMIHWREDSVLDRMKPYSNFLLIDTDEEWGGYKGIRILHHTIASACLKELERRRSLKVSDIAMEILHCDLFFSVGVVKHRFMQSIQRMLIERQRKKDGDEREPFSPLIEKIHNQQGRQTVQEIFVKASSRFETSASIPQALARYLYINERDFPEALKWAEKAKNIKQNSYTFDTIGQVYKSNLKTNIHREKQETTHNPEDLNTNVKIADNAITAFKRAQELASREDEPEEEAADDESDDYPRKSYNVYGYVGVLEIAFLIFEILGRLPFFEESDPMKKKYLQSFLQKAIPITSVYKDDNEINNRYMEIVKEHEPFLLNLKTEVKETFELLDCYFTYIKGNNSEFDSKNHWTVCGYFKKYVNLFCTAPEGIKAERQNNPNLNLKIEIEERRLCLERNQADTFAGILQHLDKPAQEIEKITECYAFLQQQQLANKKQKTKETINYILSNIVLYHLKPKSKHVKSYSHLSDLLLKTLQDVGLRYPFPDPYYLALLLLWPSPTQKNTEIGTYVTAIRNSSRKHLSKLFRKRSTVAKLYLGKEEGLKRLISKPKLDKSFLPMMPRDALAQLWWNGDIFKEKAIISRLHRVSGTIEQGELFANYGKLKIPVRPALIDGIRSGFSTEKVSFYLGFAINGPLAYDIQHEN